Genomic DNA from Deinococcus aquiradiocola:
CGAAGCTGTTCAGGAAGTTCACGAGGGACTGCGAGGACGCGGCCTGCCCGGTCAGGTCGAATTCCTTCGTGACGGCCTTGCCGTTGTACAGGCCCTGCTGCGAGAGGTTCGTCTGCGCGTTGCTGTCCACGGCGCGGACCGTCATGTTCGTGAGGGCCACCCCGCCGCCGCTGGGGAGGGCGTTCACGAAGCGGGCGAGGTCGGACGACCAGTACGTCTTGCTGCTCTGCAGGGTGCTGGACACTTCGGTGACCTTCTGCAGGTCGGTCTTCTGACGGTTGAGGTCGTCGTATTCCTTCTTGGCGGGTTCGAGGGCCGTGATCTGACCGTTGGCCGCGTCGATGTCCTTGTTGATGTTGTTCAGGCGCGTGGCCTGAATCACGGTGAACAGGCCGACGCCGAGCAGGGTCACGAGGGGGAGGGCGAGGGTGCCGTAACGCCACAGGCCCGGGTCGCTGCGCTTGCGGTACTGCGCTGGGAGCAGGTTGATCTCAACCACGGGACTGCACACCCCTCAGGGCGAGGCCGAGCGGCACCGTGAATTCGGGCGCGTTGGCCTGCAGGTACCCGGTGTCCATGCCGGCGAGGTCCGTCTGCACGGTCAGCCAGGGGCTCGCGACTTCCACCCGGAAGCCGAGCGCGTCGCTGATGGCGGCCGCCAGGCCACGCATCTTGGCGCCGCCGCCCGCCAGGAAGGTCCGGTCGATGACGACGTCGCCGGACTGCACGCGGTAGAACTCCAGGGACCGGCGGATCTCGGTGATGAGGTCACCGAGGACCGGGCGGATCACCTCGAAGACGCGGGCGGGACTGTACTGCTCGCGGGAGAGGTCGAAGTTCAGGAGGTCCTCCTCGTCCTCGGTGGGGGTGGTGGCGGTCGCGTACCCGACCTTGATCTCCTCGGCCGCTCCGAAGTCCAGGTCGAAGGCTTTCTGGAGGGCGGTGGTGAAGTCGTCGGCGGCCACGCCGATGTTGCGGGCCATCAGGACGCGGTCGCCGCGCACGAGGCTGATGACGCTGCTGCTCGCGCCGATCTCCAGCACGAGGGCCACCTCGCCTGCCTCGGTGTAGTTGGTGCCGGTCAGGGTGCTCTTGGTGAGGTGCTCGCCGAGCAGGTTGCCGCGCAGGGCGCGCAGCACCGCGAAGGACTTCAGGTCGATGACGACCGGTTCGAGGCCCGCGAGCTGCAGGACCTCGATCACGCGCGCGACCGCTTCCATCGGGGCGGCGGCGATCACGACCTCCATCTGCCCGTCCTCGGGGATGTTGGCCGGGTCGTCGAGCAGGTCGAAGTCCAGGGCGACCTCGTCGATGGGGTAGGGGATGTAGCGTTCCGCTTCCCACTTGATGGCTTCCTGCAGGTCCTTGCGCTCCATGCGGGGCACCATGATGTTGCGCGTCACGGCCGACTGGTTCGGGACGGCCGTCACGGCCTGCCGGGTGGTGATGCGGTGCTGGGCGAGCAGGGCCTTGAGCTCGTTGGCGACCGCCTGCGGTTCGACCACCAGGCCGTCGCGCATGCTGCCGATAGGGGTGGGTATGGTCACGGCGTGCTGCAGGACCGGCGGGGAGCCGGCCTTCAGCACCACCACCTTGATGGCACTGGTGCCGATCTCCACACCGATGGCGTTCGGTCTTGGATTAAGTAGACGTTGCAAAGCACTCGACATGCAGCCTCCAGAAGTCCCGCTGAGTTTAGCATCTGCTCATGTAATCGGTAGGTGCACGGCGGAAGAGGATGAAGGCCCATCCGGAAACCATGACGCGAGAGCTGTGAACATCGTTTGAAACGAGGGATTTCCAGCGTCCAGTTCAGCATGCCGCCACTCACACCTTTCTGACAACCGGATTTCCGGCATCTGCCGCGCCACGCGGCATGAGACACGCATGGCCCGGCACCTTCAGGACCCGTGAAGACAGGTGATACGGTGTTGATCCGATTCCAGGGATGCCGGAAGCAGCACCGACATCCCTTCTTGGGCAGAACTGGAGGAGTGGCGTGGCCAGCCGCGTCCGTTCACGACGAAACGCCCTGCAGGACGCCTGCCCGCTTCCATCTCCTCAAAACCGGAGTTGTTGGCACTCGCTTTGCTCGGCTGAACTCTACAAGTTCAGCTCAAAACCGTATGAGGCCGCTCTCAAGGGGTGTATGCGTCCCCTCATGAAAAGCCCCCCCTTGGCGGGGGGGCAGGGGGGCCGCCGTCCGGGACGACCCGGAGACGCTGTCGTGGTACAGCCGCTCAGTTCAGCTGCGCGATGACGGCGTCCGTGAATTCTCTGGTGCCGGCGGTGCCGCCCAGGTCACGGGTGCGCGGGCCGTGCTCCAGCACCGTGCTGACCGCGTTGTCGATGCGGCGGGCCACGTCGTTCGCGCCGATGTGGTCGAGCATCAGCACGGCCGCCAGCATGCTCGCGGTGGGGTTCGCGACGCCCTGACCGGCGATGTCGGGCGCGGAACCGTGCACCGACTCGAAAATCCCGAACTTGTCGCCCACGTTCCCGCTCGCCGCGATGCCCAGGCCGCCCACCAGACCCGCCGCGAGGTCCGAGAGGATGTCGCCGAACATGTTCGTCATGACCATCACGTCGAACTGCGCGGGGTTGCGGACGAGCTGCATCGCGGCGTTGTCCACGATCATGGTGCTCGTGTTGAGTTCCACGACCGGCTTCGCGAGGTCCAGGATGGAGTTCAGGAACAGGCCCTGCGTGACGGGCAGCACGTTGGCCTTGTGCACCACCGTGAGTTTCTTGCCGCGCTTCAGCGCGAGGTCGATCGCGAAGCGACCGATGCGTTCGCTGGCGTCCTTGGTGATGACGGTGTCCGCGATGGCCGTGTCGCCGTAGCGGCGCTCCTGCTCCACGTACAGGCCCTGCGTGTTCTCGCGCACGATGACGAGGTTCACGTTCTCGTACGCGCCGGGCACGGGGCGCGTGCGGGTGGGGCGCACGTTGGCGTACAGGTTGTACTTCTGGCGCAGGTGACGGATCGCACCGGAGAACCCGGCAGGCTTGATGCCGGTGGGACTGGTGGCCGCGCCGAACAGGGTCGCGTCGGTGTTCTCGACCGCGTCGTACGTCGCCTGCGGG
This window encodes:
- the pilM gene encoding type IV pilus assembly protein PilM; protein product: MSSALQRLLNPRPNAIGVEIGTSAIKVVVLKAGSPPVLQHAVTIPTPIGSMRDGLVVEPQAVANELKALLAQHRITTRQAVTAVPNQSAVTRNIMVPRMERKDLQEAIKWEAERYIPYPIDEVALDFDLLDDPANIPEDGQMEVVIAAAPMEAVARVIEVLQLAGLEPVVIDLKSFAVLRALRGNLLGEHLTKSTLTGTNYTEAGEVALVLEIGASSSVISLVRGDRVLMARNIGVAADDFTTALQKAFDLDFGAAEEIKVGYATATTPTEDEEDLLNFDLSREQYSPARVFEVIRPVLGDLITEIRRSLEFYRVQSGDVVIDRTFLAGGGAKMRGLAAAISDALGFRVEVASPWLTVQTDLAGMDTGYLQANAPEFTVPLGLALRGVQSRG
- a CDS encoding isocitrate/isopropylmalate dehydrogenase family protein gives rise to the protein MAKYRICLIEGDGIGHEVIPATRRVLEAAGLDAEYVLAEAGYEYFLDHGTSVPQATYDAVENTDATLFGAATSPTGIKPAGFSGAIRHLRQKYNLYANVRPTRTRPVPGAYENVNLVIVRENTQGLYVEQERRYGDTAIADTVITKDASERIGRFAIDLALKRGKKLTVVHKANVLPVTQGLFLNSILDLAKPVVELNTSTMIVDNAAMQLVRNPAQFDVMVMTNMFGDILSDLAAGLVGGLGIAASGNVGDKFGIFESVHGSAPDIAGQGVANPTASMLAAVLMLDHIGANDVARRIDNAVSTVLEHGPRTRDLGGTAGTREFTDAVIAQLN
- a CDS encoding fimbrial assembly protein, with protein sequence MVEINLLPAQYRKRSDPGLWRYGTLALPLVTLLGVGLFTVIQATRLNNINKDIDAANGQITALEPAKKEYDDLNRQKTDLQKVTEVSSTLQSSKTYWSSDLARFVNALPSGGGVALTNMTVRAVDSNAQTNLSQQGLYNGKAVTKEFDLTGQAASSQSLVNFLNSFENNPSFGVNFKSAQRANAPVGASAAEIASQPYTFTATVGLVGQATPASVTTGTPATGTGTAPGGSDVR